One Gadus chalcogrammus isolate NIFS_2021 chromosome 4, NIFS_Gcha_1.0, whole genome shotgun sequence DNA segment encodes these proteins:
- the LOC130380722 gene encoding high affinity immunoglobulin epsilon receptor subunit gamma-like: protein MSLLPPVVGLLLLLSLPAAAAGMTMYDPRLCYILDGFLAGYGLVITGLYLKEKFFTSKKKKDKENLFSNRTQPEQHYQPLKKRDPDADYNELPLKRERQRKNDQQVYQDLNLGRDRDTYNTLPMQPLAAASR from the exons ATGTCTCTCCTGCCACCCGTTGTGGGCCTGTtgctgctgctctctctgcCCGCCGCTGCAG CGGGCATGACGATGTACGACCCCAGACTCTGCTACATCCTGGACGGCTTCCTCGCCGGGTACGGTCTGGTCATCACCGGACTCTACCTTAAGGAGAAG tttttcacttccaagaagaagaaagacaaagaaaacCTCTTCTCg AACCGCACCCAACCAGAACAACATTACCAa CCATTGAAGAAGCGGGACCCAGATGCTGATTACAATGAACTACCTCTGAAACGAGAA cGCCAAAGGAAGAACGATCAACAGGTTTACCAG GATCTGAATCTGGGCAGGGACAGAGACACCTACAACACCCTACCGATGCAACCCCTAGCTGCTGCCAGCCGCTAA
- the dnajc27 gene encoding dnaJ homolog subfamily C member 27 has translation METNVTKRRDNKKALRVKVISLGDAEVGKSCIIKRYCEKRFVPKYLATIGIDYGVTKVQVRDREIKVNIFDMAGHPFFYEVRNEFYKDSQGVVLVYDVGARDSFQALDGWLGEMKQEMGSQANMDTIVFIVCANKVDLTKRRVVDEGEGRLWAESRGFHYFETSAQSGEGVSDMFQAFFSAITDMCENGGRRPAVPEVSVGFTKEQADTVRRIRNSKDSWDMLGVKPGAAREEVNKAYRKLAVLLHPDKCVAPGSEDAFKAVVNARTSLLKNIK, from the exons ATGGAGACCAACGTGACGAAGAGACGCGACAACAAGAAGGCCCTGAGAGTGAAGGTCATCAGCCTGGGCGACGCCGAGGTTGGCAAG AGCTGCATCATCAAGCGCTACTGTGAGAAGAGATTCGTGCCGAAGTATCTGGCGACCATCGGCATCGACTATGGTGTCACCAA ggttcaGGTTCGGGACAGAGAAATCAAAGTTAACATCTTTGACATGGCTGGTCACCCCTTTTTCTAtgag GTGCGTAATGAGTTCTATAAGGACTCCCAGGGCGTGGTCCTGGTCTACGACGTGGGGGCCCGGGACAGCTTCCAGGCTCTGGACGGCTGGCTGGGGGAGATGAAGCAGGAGATGGGCTCCCAGGCCAACATGGACACCATCGTCTTCATCGTCTGCGCCAACAAG gtggaCCTCACCAAGCGCCGCGTGGTGGATGAGGGCGAGGGGCGTCTGTGGGCGGAGTCCCGGGGGTTCCACTACTTTGAGACGTCGGCTCAGAGCGGAGAGGGCGTCTCCGACATGTTCCAG gcgttCTTCTCGGCCATCACAGACATGTGTGAGAACGGGGGCCGGCGTCCGGCCGTGCCCGAGGTCAGCGTGGGGTTCACCAAGGAGCAGGCCGACACCGTGAGGCGCATCCGCAACAGCAAGGACTCCTGGGACATGCTGGGGGTCAAGCCGGGGGCCGCGCG ggaggaGGTGAACAAGGCGTACAGGAAGTTGGCCGTTCTGCTCCATCCTGATAAGTGCGTCGCCCCCGGCAGCGAAGACGCCTTCAAGGCCGTGGTCAACGCACGCACCTCCCTGCTGAAGAAcatcaaataa